A single region of the Brassica rapa cultivar Chiifu-401-42 chromosome A03, CAAS_Brap_v3.01, whole genome shotgun sequence genome encodes:
- the LOC103857325 gene encoding root phototropism protein 2 — MATEGKTPININTMSSSLQRTGQLGFSQDIPTDVVVEVGEANFSLHKFMLVAKSNYIRKLIMESKDSDVTRIDLSDIPGGAEMFEKAAKFCYGVSFEITVQNVAALQCAAEFLQMTDKYCDNNLAGRIQDFLSQVALSSLSGAIVVLKSCEILLPISRDLGIVRRCVDVVGTKACNEAMFPCRSPPNWWTEELCILNIDFFSDVLASMKQRGLKPSSLASAIITYTERSLRDLVRDHSGRGVKFSDPENNDSEERTQQRHLVESIVSLLPSDKGLFPINFLCSLLRCAVFLNTSLASKNEVEKRISAVLEHVTVDDLLVPSFTYDGERLLDLDSVRRIISAFVEKEKSKKGLCSVSLQRVAKNVDSYLAEIATCLELTVSKFNAIANLVPKSARKSEDDLYRAVDIFLKAHPSLGEIEREKVCSLMDPLKLSYDARLHASQNKRLPVNIVLHTLYYDQLKLRSEVEDKEGTPVIVPEGLGTRDSSLAKENEDLRSELMKMKMYVSDLQNNVAAGASSSNAPSNKKNSKHTFFSSVSKKLGKLNPFRHGSKDTSNIDEDLDGVDITKPRRRRFSIS, encoded by the exons ATGGCTACTGAAGGGAAAACCCCCATCAACATTAACACAATGTCTTCATCTCTTCAGAGAACCGGTCAATT GGGTTTCTCACAAGATATTCCGACAGATGTTGTAGTTGAAGTCGGAGAAGCTAATTTCTCTCTTCATAAG TTCATGCTCGTGGCGAAGAGCAACTACATAAGGAAGCTAATAATGGAATCCAAAGACAGTGATGTGACGAGAATAGATCTCTCGGATATCCCCGGAGGTGCTGAGATGTTCGAGAAAGCTGCTAAATTCTGTTACGGTGTTAGCTTTGAAATCACCGTCCAGAACGTGGCGGCTCTTCAATGCGCCGCTGAGTTTCTTCAGATGACTGACAAGTACTGCGACAACAACCTCGCTGGTCGGATACAAGACTTCCTTTCTCAAGTCGCTCTCTCTAGCCTCTCCGGAGCCATCGTCGTCCTCAAGTCTTGCGAGATACTCCTTCCTATTTCTCGTGATCTTGGTATTGTCCGCCGTTGTGTGGACGTTGTCGGTACTAAG gcTTGCAACGAGGCAATGTTCCCGTGCCGATCACCACCCAACTGGTGGACGGAGGAGCTCTGTATCTTAAACATCGACTTCTTCTCCGACGTCTTAGCTTCCATGAAGCAGAGAGGCCTCAAGCCATCTTCCTTAGCCTCCGCAATCATCACCTACACCGAGAGATCCTTAAGAGACCTCGTCAGAGACCATTCCGGCAGAGGAGTCAAGTTTTCCGATCCCGAAAACAACGACTCCGAGGAGAGAACTCAACAGAGACATCTCGTGGAGTCAATCGTCTCTCTCTTACCTTCAGACAAAGGACTTTTCCCGATCAACTTCCTATGCTCTCTCCTCCGTTGCGCCGTCTTCTTGAACACTTCACTCGCATCCAAGAACGAGGTCGAGAAACGAATCTCCGCCGTTCTTGAACACGTCACCGTCGATGATCTCTTGGTACCTTCTTTCACCTATGACGGCGAGAGACTATTAGACCTAGACAGCGTCAGAAGAATCATCTCTGCTTTCGTCGAAAAGGAGAAAAGCAAAAAAGGGTTATGTTCTGTCTCGCTACAAAGAGTTGCGAAGAACGTTGACTCTTACTTAGCGGAGATCGCTACTTGCTTGGAGCTCACGGTATCGAAGTTCAACGCGATAGCAAACCTAGTTCCCAAGTCCGCTAGAAAGTCAGAAGACGATCTTTATAGAGCGGTAGACATCTTCTTGAAAGCTCATCCGAGCCTAGGCGAGATCGAAAGAGAGAAAGTTTGTAGCTTAATGGATCCTCTCAAGCTTTCTTACGACGCACGTCTCCACGCTTCGCAGAACAAGAGGTTACCGGTAAACATCGTTCTTCACACTCTTTACTACGATCAGTTAAAGCTAAGAAGCGAGGTTGAAGACAAAGAAGGAACACCAGTTATAGTCCCTGAGGGTTTAGGGACACGTGATAGTTCGTTGGCTAAAGAGAACGAAGATTTGAGGAGTGagctgatgaagatgaagatgtatGTTTCGGATCTACAAAATAATGTTGCAGCAGGAGCTTCTTCTTCGAATGCACCGAGTAATAAGAAGAACAGCAAACATACTTTCTTCTCGTCTGTTTCGAAGAAGCTTGGGAAGTTGAATCCATTTAGACATGGGTCTAAGGATACTTCTAATATTGATGAGGATCTTGATGGTGTTGATATTACAAAGCCAAGAAGACGAAGATTCTCAATCTCTTAA
- the LOC103857327 gene encoding uncharacterized protein LOC103857327 isoform X1, whose protein sequence is MERDKARMLSSSFPSSSSSSSSSSSAASSLAAKAIRASSAHRDSSLSSAYSSPPVPTPPKEVVRKPYEYTSMKSLNEPKRSFWGSLASKAKALLDDEDPPPQSPTTTIDHHNTPSSTTASSGTKEAGRKTENPSLQRSLDAITSSFNYIGTAVEEGITAVETRTAGIIQETRKKIKKKPNPPEIQADLEIQLKASRDVAMAMAAKAKLLLRELKMVKSDLAFAKQRCAQLEEENKVLREDHNGENSQTDNDDLVRLQLETLLAEKARLAHENSIYTRENLYLRGVVEYHQLTMQDVVYFDEKTEEVTEVYPINVTSVSSSSNISNTHPNPQALEFK, encoded by the exons ATGGAGAGAGACAAGGCAAGGATGTTGTCTTCATCGTTTCCCTCTTCGTCGtcgtcttcatcttcatcttcttctgctGCGTCGTCCCTCGCAGCGAAGGCAATTAGAGCATCTTCAGCGCACAGAGACTCCTCTCTTTCTTCCGCCTACTCTTCTCCTCCTGTCCCCACTCCTCCCAAG GAGGTGGTGAGGAAGCCGTATGAATACACGTCTATGAAGAGTTTAAACGAACCTAAACGAAGCTTTTGGGGTAGTCTCGCTAGTAAAGCCAAGGCTCTTTTAGATGATGAGGATCCTCCTCCTCAAAGTCCCACCACCACAATTGACCACCACAACACGCCTTCTTCCACCACTGCTTCATCAGGAACTAAG GAAGCTGGTAGGAAAACAGAGAATCCTTCCTTACAGAGAAGCTTAGATGCCATCACTTCTTCCTTTAACTACATTGGTACTGCTGTTGAG GAGGGTATTACTGCTGTGGAGACGCGTACTGCAGGGATCATTCAAGAAACACGTAAGAAGATTAAGAAAAAGCCTAACCCCCCTGAGATACAAGCGGATTTGGAGATTCAACTCAAGGCTTCTCGCGAC GTTGCAATGGCCATGGCCGCCAAGGCAAAGCTTCTTCTCCGGGAGCTGAAGATGGTAAAGTCTGATCTGGCCTTTGCAAAGCAGCGATGCGCTCAGctggaagaagaaaacaaggTTCTGAGGGAGGATCATAACGGCGAAAACAGCCAAACTGATAACGATGATCTT GTGCGACTTCAACTTGAGACGTTATTGGCTGAGAAGGCTCGGTTAGCGCACGAGAACTCGATTTACACACGCGAAAATCTCTACCTGAGAGGAGTGGTCGAATACCACCAGTTAACGATGCAGGATGTGGTCTACTTTGATGAGAAGACTGAAGAAGTAACCGAGGTATATCCTATTAATGTCACTTCAGTGTCTTCTTCATCAAATATTTCCAACACTCATCCAAACCCACAAGCCTTGGAGTTCAAGTGA
- the LOC103857327 gene encoding uncharacterized protein LOC103857327 isoform X2, whose product MERDKARMLSSSFPSSSSSSSSSSSAASSLAAKAIRASSAHRDSSLSSAYSSPPVPTPPKEVVRKPYEYTSMKSLNEPKRSFWGSLASKAKALLDDEDPPPQSPTTTIDHHNTPSSTTQEAGRKTENPSLQRSLDAITSSFNYIGTAVEEGITAVETRTAGIIQETRKKIKKKPNPPEIQADLEIQLKASRDVAMAMAAKAKLLLRELKMVKSDLAFAKQRCAQLEEENKVLREDHNGENSQTDNDDLVRLQLETLLAEKARLAHENSIYTRENLYLRGVVEYHQLTMQDVVYFDEKTEEVTEVYPINVTSVSSSSNISNTHPNPQALEFK is encoded by the exons ATGGAGAGAGACAAGGCAAGGATGTTGTCTTCATCGTTTCCCTCTTCGTCGtcgtcttcatcttcatcttcttctgctGCGTCGTCCCTCGCAGCGAAGGCAATTAGAGCATCTTCAGCGCACAGAGACTCCTCTCTTTCTTCCGCCTACTCTTCTCCTCCTGTCCCCACTCCTCCCAAG GAGGTGGTGAGGAAGCCGTATGAATACACGTCTATGAAGAGTTTAAACGAACCTAAACGAAGCTTTTGGGGTAGTCTCGCTAGTAAAGCCAAGGCTCTTTTAGATGATGAGGATCCTCCTCCTCAAAGTCCCACCACCACAATTGACCACCACAACACGCCTTCTTCCACCACT CAGGAAGCTGGTAGGAAAACAGAGAATCCTTCCTTACAGAGAAGCTTAGATGCCATCACTTCTTCCTTTAACTACATTGGTACTGCTGTTGAG GAGGGTATTACTGCTGTGGAGACGCGTACTGCAGGGATCATTCAAGAAACACGTAAGAAGATTAAGAAAAAGCCTAACCCCCCTGAGATACAAGCGGATTTGGAGATTCAACTCAAGGCTTCTCGCGAC GTTGCAATGGCCATGGCCGCCAAGGCAAAGCTTCTTCTCCGGGAGCTGAAGATGGTAAAGTCTGATCTGGCCTTTGCAAAGCAGCGATGCGCTCAGctggaagaagaaaacaaggTTCTGAGGGAGGATCATAACGGCGAAAACAGCCAAACTGATAACGATGATCTT GTGCGACTTCAACTTGAGACGTTATTGGCTGAGAAGGCTCGGTTAGCGCACGAGAACTCGATTTACACACGCGAAAATCTCTACCTGAGAGGAGTGGTCGAATACCACCAGTTAACGATGCAGGATGTGGTCTACTTTGATGAGAAGACTGAAGAAGTAACCGAGGTATATCCTATTAATGTCACTTCAGTGTCTTCTTCATCAAATATTTCCAACACTCATCCAAACCCACAAGCCTTGGAGTTCAAGTGA
- the LOC103857328 gene encoding monothiol glutaredoxin-S9-like — MDKVVRMSSEKGVVIFSKSSCCLSYAVQVLFQDLGVHPTVHEIDKDLDCREIEKALMRLGCSTPVPAIFVGGKLVGSTNEVMSMHLSGSLVSLVKPFQASLC, encoded by the coding sequence ATGGACAAAGTTGTGAGAATGTCTTCAGAGAAAGGAGTGGTTATATTCAGCAAGAGCTCGTGTTGCCTGTCCTATGCGGTCCAAGTCCTCTTCCAAGACCTAGGGGTTCACCCGACCGTCCATGAGATTGACAAAGACCTTGATTGTCGTGAGATCGAGAAAGCCCTCATGAGGCTCGGGTGTTCCACGCCGGTCCCAGCCATCTTTGTGGGAGGGAAGCTGGTGGGTTCGACCAATGAAGTCATGTCGATGCACCTAAGCGGTTCGCTCGTTTCGCTGGTTAAGCCATTTCAAGCTAGTCTATGTTAA
- the LOC103857329 gene encoding probable WRKY transcription factor 21, with protein MEEIEGTNRAAVESCHRVLNLLSSRPHQQDHLYDMSLLSETREAVFRFKRVANLLSSSSVGHARFRRAKRPQTHLSQTIFLDPCLQRTELTSSQKPPVVLRSDLSLGPVDSLTLGTRSFGLNSNAKAPLLQLNQQQQQQLHERLQAHQQHQQRHQAEMMLRKCNSGMSLSFDNSSCTTPTMSSTRSFISSLSIDGSVNNSSSSFHLLGAPSSTDQSSQYSKRKCLMRGADEHGSAKCGRSSRCHCSKKRKHRVRRSIRVPAISNKVADIPPDDYSWRKYGQKPIKGSPYPRGYYKCSSIRGCPARKHVERCLEDPAMLIVTYEAEHNHPKMPSQTVTT; from the exons ATGGAGGAGATAGAAGGAACCAACAGAGCAGCTGTGGAGAGCTGTCATAGAGTTCTTAACCTCTTATCCAGCAGACCACATCAACAAGATCATCTGTACGACATGAGTTTATTGTCTGAAACTAGAGAAGCTGTGTTTAGGTTCAAGAGAGTAGCCAATCTGTTAAGCAGCAGCAGTGTGGGTCATGCCAGGTTTAGAAGAGCTAAGAGACCTCAGACCCATTTGTCTCAAACCATCTTCCTTGATCCTTGTCTCCAAAGAACAGAACTTACTTCATCTCAGAAACCACCGGTGGTGCTCCGGTCTGATTTGAGCTTGGGACCCGTTGATTCCCTCACTTTAGGGACCCGGTCTTTCGGTTTGAACTCAAATGCAAAAGCCCCTCTCCTCCAGCTTAACcagcagcaacaacagcagTTACATGAACGGTTACAGGCTCATCAGCAGCATCAGCAGAGGCATCAAGCTGAGATGATGCTTAGGAAGTGCAACAGCGGGATGAGTTTGAGCTTCGATAACTCGAGCTGTACAACTCCAACAATGTCATCCACTAGGTCCTTTATTTCATCGCTTAGCATAGACGGTAGCGTAAacaactcctcctcctccttccatTTGTTGGGAGCTCCGAGTTCAACGGATCAGAGTTCACAATACTCTAAGAGGAAATGCCTCATGAGAGGTGCTGATGAACATGGTAGCGCTAAATGCGGGAGATCTAGCAGATGCCACTGCTCTAAGAAGAG GAAACATCGGGTTAGGAGATCGATTAGAGTGCCTGCTATAAGTAACAAGGTTGCAGATATCCCTCCTGATGATTATTCGTGGCGAAAGTATGGTCAGAAACCCATCAAGGGCTCTCCTTATCCCAG gGGATACTACAAATGCAGTAGCATAAGAGGTTGTCCAGCGAGGAAGCACGTTGAGAGATGTTTGGAAGATCCAGCAATGCTTATTGTTACTTATGAAGCAGAGCATAACCACCCCAAAATGCCATCTCAAACCGTGACAACTTAA
- the LOC103857332 gene encoding histone H1.2, with product MSAEAENIPTNVASGAAEGAKAKKTKEAKPKKKPAAVKKKAPKKKASSSSPPSHPKYEDMIKDAITTLKERTGSSQYAIQKFIEEKEKSLPPTFRKLLLVNLKRLVAAEKLVKVKGSFKLPSAKPAAVKKKPAAVSKPKAKVAAKAPVKAKPAKKPAAVAAKPKATKPKAKTKTVAAVSKTKAVKAKERPAKAARTSSRTSPGKKAAPAKKAAAASKKKVAPVKSVKAKTVKSPAKRASTRKVKK from the exons atgtcggCAGAGGCAGAGAACATCCCCACCAACGTCGCCTCAGGTGCTGCAGAGGGAGCTAAAGCGAAGAAGACGAAGGAAGCTAAACCTAAGAAGAAGCCTGCTGCAGTGAAGAAGAAGGCTCCGAAGAagaaagcttcttcttcttctcctccatctCACCCTAAATACGAAGAT ATGATTAAAGACGCGATCACGACGTTGAAGGAGAGAACCGGATCTAGCCAATACGCGATTCAGAAGTTCATCGAGGAGAAGGAGAAGTCTCTTCCTCCTACCTTCAGGAAGCTTCTTCTCGTCAACCTCAAGAGACTCGTCGCTGCTGAGAAGTTGGTTAAGGTGAAAGGATCGTTCAAGCTTCCCTCTGCTAAACCGGCGGCGGTTAAGAAGAAACCAGCGGCTGTATCTAAACCGAAGGCTAAAGTTGCGGCGAAGGCTCCGGTTAAAGCTAAACCGGCCAAGAAGCCTGCTGCTGTAGCTGCAAAGCCAAAGGCGACTAAGCCTAAAGCGAAGACAAAGACGGTTGCTGCTGTGTCGAAGACCAAAGCTGTTAAGGCTAAGGAGAGACCTGCGAAAGCGGCGAGGACTTCGAGTAGAACGTCTCCAGGGAAGAAGGCTGCTCCTGCTAAGAAAGCGGCGGCTGCGAGTAAGAAGAAGGTGGCTCCGGTTAAGAGCGTGAAGGCGAAGACTGTGAAGTCTCCGGCGAAAAGGGCTTCAACGAGGAAGGTGAAGAAGTAG
- the LOC103857333 gene encoding uncharacterized GPI-anchored protein At1g61900 isoform X1 yields the protein MVKFAGYLVHGFLLFIIWLSSFQDVASQYKVNDHSNKTTTFELANPPGTGVSGPIQVSPSVIPKYESPPLPWTPPMYPTFPDTYQPKLTGKCPADFQAISAVIDTAASDCSQPFAALVGNVICCPQFVSLLHIFQGQHNLKKSEKLVVPDSVAADCFSDLVSILVSKRANMTIPELCSVTSSNLTGGSCPVQDVAAFEKAVNGSRLVDACHTVDPLKECCRPVCQGAIMEAALAISSGGSNNNVNALNDCKNVVFSYVSRKLPADKANAAFRILSSCKVNKACPLEFKEPTEVVKACRNAAAPSPSCCSSLNLYISGIRNQMLITNKQAIVCSTVIGSMLRKGGVMTDIYKLCDVDLKDFSVQAYGMQQGCLLRSYPADLIFDNTTGYSFTCDLTDNIAAPWPSSSSVSSLSLCAPEMSLPALPTSQQAHINHGFHDEAFGALRLIIILVSVVYGAVRHQNEI from the exons ATGGTGAAATTCGCCG GTTATTTGGTTCATGGCTTCTTGTTATTTATTATCTGGTTATCAAGCTTCCAAGATGTAGCTTCTCAGTATAAAGTTAATGACCACAGTAACAAAACCACTACCTTTGAGTTAGCAAATCCACCTGGTACTGGAGTATCCGGTCCCATTCAAGTATCACCTTCCGTCATCCCCAAATACGAATCCCCTCCTCTACCCTGGACACCACCAATGTACCCTACTTTCCCTGATACATACCAACCGAAGCTAACCGGTAAATGCCCCGCAGACTTCCAAGCAATCTCAGCTGTTATAGATACAGCAGCCTCTGATTGCTCCCAGCCGTTTGCAGCACTTGTCGGAAACGTGATATGCTGTCCACAGTTCGTTAGTTTGCTTCATATCTTCCAAGGACAGCACAACTTGAAGAAGTCTGAAAAGTTGGTTGTACCTGATTCAGTTGCTGCAGATTGTTTTTCGGATCTTGTTAGTATCCTCGTCAGCAAAAGAGCCAACATGACGATACCTGAGCTTTGTTCTGTAACGTCTTCGAATCTTACCGGGGGGTCTTGTCCTGTACAAGATGTGGCAGCGTTCGAGAAAGCTGTTAACGGTAGTAGATTAGTGGACGCGTGTCACACTGTTGACCCTCTTAAAGAGTGTTGCAGGCCGGTTTGCCAAGGTGCGATTATGGAAGCGGCGCTTGCTATCTCTTCAGGAGGATCAAACAACAACGTCAACGCCCTTAACGACTGCAAGAATGTGGTGTTTTCGTATGTCTCAAGGAAGCTTCCTGCTGACAAAGCAAACGCAGCGTTTAGAATATTATCGTCTTGCAAAGTCAACAAAG CTTGCCCTTTGGAGTTTAAGGAGCCAACGGAAGTGGTCAAGGCTTGCCGTAATGCGGCTGCTCCAAGCCCTTCTTGCTGTAGCTCGTTGAATTTATACATTTCTGGGATACGTAACCAAATGCTGATAACGAACAAGCAGGCCATTGTCTGCTCAACAGTCATCGGTTCTATGCTACGGAAAGGTGGTGTCATGACAGATATCTATAAGCTTTGTGATGTCGATCTAAAAGATTTTAGTGTCCAAG CATATGGAATGCAACAAGGTTGTCTTCTCAGAAGCTATCCTGCAGACTTGATATTTGACAACACAACAGGGTACAGTTTCACATGCGATCTGACGGATAATATTGCTGCGCCGTGGCCATCTTCATCGTCAGTGTCTTCTTTGTCTCTCTGTGCTCCTG AGATGTCATTACCTGCCTTGCCAACATCGCAGCAGGCCCATATAAATCACG GGTTTCACGATGAGGCGTTTGGAGCGTTGCGTCTCATTATTATTTTGGTCTCTGTGGTGTATGGTGCTGTGAGACATCAAAATGAGATTTAg
- the LOC103857333 gene encoding uncharacterized GPI-anchored protein At1g61900 isoform X2, whose product MYPTFPDTYQPKLTGKCPADFQAISAVIDTAASDCSQPFAALVGNVICCPQFVSLLHIFQGQHNLKKSEKLVVPDSVAADCFSDLVSILVSKRANMTIPELCSVTSSNLTGGSCPVQDVAAFEKAVNGSRLVDACHTVDPLKECCRPVCQGAIMEAALAISSGGSNNNVNALNDCKNVVFSYVSRKLPADKANAAFRILSSCKVNKACPLEFKEPTEVVKACRNAAAPSPSCCSSLNLYISGIRNQMLITNKQAIVCSTVIGSMLRKGGVMTDIYKLCDVDLKDFSVQAYGMQQGCLLRSYPADLIFDNTTGYSFTCDLTDNIAAPWPSSSSVSSLSLCAPEMSLPALPTSQQAHINHGFHDEAFGALRLIIILVSVVYGAVRHQNEI is encoded by the exons ATGTACCCTACTTTCCCTGATACATACCAACCGAAGCTAACCGGTAAATGCCCCGCAGACTTCCAAGCAATCTCAGCTGTTATAGATACAGCAGCCTCTGATTGCTCCCAGCCGTTTGCAGCACTTGTCGGAAACGTGATATGCTGTCCACAGTTCGTTAGTTTGCTTCATATCTTCCAAGGACAGCACAACTTGAAGAAGTCTGAAAAGTTGGTTGTACCTGATTCAGTTGCTGCAGATTGTTTTTCGGATCTTGTTAGTATCCTCGTCAGCAAAAGAGCCAACATGACGATACCTGAGCTTTGTTCTGTAACGTCTTCGAATCTTACCGGGGGGTCTTGTCCTGTACAAGATGTGGCAGCGTTCGAGAAAGCTGTTAACGGTAGTAGATTAGTGGACGCGTGTCACACTGTTGACCCTCTTAAAGAGTGTTGCAGGCCGGTTTGCCAAGGTGCGATTATGGAAGCGGCGCTTGCTATCTCTTCAGGAGGATCAAACAACAACGTCAACGCCCTTAACGACTGCAAGAATGTGGTGTTTTCGTATGTCTCAAGGAAGCTTCCTGCTGACAAAGCAAACGCAGCGTTTAGAATATTATCGTCTTGCAAAGTCAACAAAG CTTGCCCTTTGGAGTTTAAGGAGCCAACGGAAGTGGTCAAGGCTTGCCGTAATGCGGCTGCTCCAAGCCCTTCTTGCTGTAGCTCGTTGAATTTATACATTTCTGGGATACGTAACCAAATGCTGATAACGAACAAGCAGGCCATTGTCTGCTCAACAGTCATCGGTTCTATGCTACGGAAAGGTGGTGTCATGACAGATATCTATAAGCTTTGTGATGTCGATCTAAAAGATTTTAGTGTCCAAG CATATGGAATGCAACAAGGTTGTCTTCTCAGAAGCTATCCTGCAGACTTGATATTTGACAACACAACAGGGTACAGTTTCACATGCGATCTGACGGATAATATTGCTGCGCCGTGGCCATCTTCATCGTCAGTGTCTTCTTTGTCTCTCTGTGCTCCTG AGATGTCATTACCTGCCTTGCCAACATCGCAGCAGGCCCATATAAATCACG GGTTTCACGATGAGGCGTTTGGAGCGTTGCGTCTCATTATTATTTTGGTCTCTGTGGTGTATGGTGCTGTGAGACATCAAAATGAGATTTAg
- the LOC103857334 gene encoding TBC1 domain family member 22B-like isoform X1 — MSGKEWREEKRSSNKSGTIPDSIKHSRTTSKGTPIIQSTCIHFFRSVLNLNFCIILFLCFRFLKGRSVPGEAFLTRSPDPPMSPTSYHRSFSENDAGRNDHLENPHEEVEDQSSSKKHDNTYAGKLRSSSSGEMMVKQVIGVRSSDYGRVIKFNKVLSDTTVILENLRELAWNGVPHYMRPDVWRLLLGYAPPNSDRREAVLRRKRLEYLESVGQFYDLPDSERSDDEINMLRQIALDCPRTVPDVSFFQQAQVQKSLERILYTWAIRHPASGYVQGINDLVTPFLVIFLSEYLEGGVESWSMSDLSSEKISDVEADCYWCLTKLLDGMQDHYTFAQPGIQRLVFKLNKLHF; from the exons ATGTCAG GAAAAGAATGGAGGGAGGAGAAGAGGAGCAGCAACAAAAGCGGGACGATTCCAGATTCAATCAAACACTCGAGAACAACGTCCAAGGGTACCCCGATCATTCAGTCGACCTGCATTCATTTCTTTAGATCtgttttgaatttgaatttttgtattattttgtttttgtgtttcaGGTTTCTTAAAGGACGGAGTGTTCCTGGTGAAGCATTCCTCACCAGGAGTCCCGATCCTCCTATGTCTCCAACGTCATACCACCGCAGCTTCTCCGAGAACGACGCCGGGAGAAATGATCACTTGGAGAATCCCCACGAG GAGGTGGAAGATCAGAGCTCGAGCAAGAAACATGATAATACATATGCTGGGAAGCTACGATCAAGCTCCAGTGGTGAAATGATGGTGAAGCAAGTGATAGGTGTTAGATCAAGCGATTACGGTAGAGTTATCAAGTTCAACAAAGTCCTCTCCGATACTACTGTCATTTtag AGAATCTGCGAGAGCTAGCGTGGAATGGTGTGCCACACTATATGCGCCCTGATGTCTGGCGTCTTCTCTTG GGATATGCACCACCTAATTCAGATAGAAGGGAGGCTGTCCTGAGAAGAAAACGTCTTGAATATCTTGAATCTGTTGGCCAATTCTACGACCTTCCAGACTCCGAACGTTCTGATGATGAGATCAACATGCTTCGCCag ATTGCTCTTGACTGTCCAAGGACTGTACCAGACGTCAGCTTCTTTCAGCAAGCACAGGTGCAGAAGTCATTGGAGCGTATTCTTTACACGTG GGCCATTAGGCATCCAGCGAGTGGATATGTTCAGGGAATAAATGATCTCGTCACTCCTTTTCTAGTTATATTCTTGTCGGAATATCTAGAAGGTGGTGTAGAGAGTTGGTCAATGTCGGATCTATCTTCTGAAAAAATATCAGATGTGGAAGCGGATTGTTACTGGTGCTTGACAAAGCTACTTGACGGTATGCAAGATCATTACACGTTTGCTCAACCTGGAATCCAGAGACTTGTGTTCAAGCTCAACAAATTACACTTTTAG
- the LOC103857334 gene encoding TBC1 domain family member 22B-like isoform X2: MEGGEEEQQQKRDDSRFNQTLENNVQGFLKGRSVPGEAFLTRSPDPPMSPTSYHRSFSENDAGRNDHLENPHEEVEDQSSSKKHDNTYAGKLRSSSSGEMMVKQVIGVRSSDYGRVIKFNKVLSDTTVILENLRELAWNGVPHYMRPDVWRLLLGYAPPNSDRREAVLRRKRLEYLESVGQFYDLPDSERSDDEINMLRQIALDCPRTVPDVSFFQQAQVQKSLERILYTWAIRHPASGYVQGINDLVTPFLVIFLSEYLEGGVESWSMSDLSSEKISDVEADCYWCLTKLLDGMQDHYTFAQPGIQRLVFKLNKLHF; encoded by the exons ATGGAGGGAGGAGAAGAGGAGCAGCAACAAAAGCGGGACGATTCCAGATTCAATCAAACACTCGAGAACAACGTCCAAGG GTTTCTTAAAGGACGGAGTGTTCCTGGTGAAGCATTCCTCACCAGGAGTCCCGATCCTCCTATGTCTCCAACGTCATACCACCGCAGCTTCTCCGAGAACGACGCCGGGAGAAATGATCACTTGGAGAATCCCCACGAG GAGGTGGAAGATCAGAGCTCGAGCAAGAAACATGATAATACATATGCTGGGAAGCTACGATCAAGCTCCAGTGGTGAAATGATGGTGAAGCAAGTGATAGGTGTTAGATCAAGCGATTACGGTAGAGTTATCAAGTTCAACAAAGTCCTCTCCGATACTACTGTCATTTtag AGAATCTGCGAGAGCTAGCGTGGAATGGTGTGCCACACTATATGCGCCCTGATGTCTGGCGTCTTCTCTTG GGATATGCACCACCTAATTCAGATAGAAGGGAGGCTGTCCTGAGAAGAAAACGTCTTGAATATCTTGAATCTGTTGGCCAATTCTACGACCTTCCAGACTCCGAACGTTCTGATGATGAGATCAACATGCTTCGCCag ATTGCTCTTGACTGTCCAAGGACTGTACCAGACGTCAGCTTCTTTCAGCAAGCACAGGTGCAGAAGTCATTGGAGCGTATTCTTTACACGTG GGCCATTAGGCATCCAGCGAGTGGATATGTTCAGGGAATAAATGATCTCGTCACTCCTTTTCTAGTTATATTCTTGTCGGAATATCTAGAAGGTGGTGTAGAGAGTTGGTCAATGTCGGATCTATCTTCTGAAAAAATATCAGATGTGGAAGCGGATTGTTACTGGTGCTTGACAAAGCTACTTGACGGTATGCAAGATCATTACACGTTTGCTCAACCTGGAATCCAGAGACTTGTGTTCAAGCTCAACAAATTACACTTTTAG